Genomic segment of Drosophila simulans strain w501 chromosome 2R, Prin_Dsim_3.1, whole genome shotgun sequence:
CTCAACCCAAAATCCATTGTAACAGAAATAATTTGCTCTGAAAATGCACTCAATAGTGATTTTTATTCTACTCCTTTTCTTCGGTTAGCAATTggtaatacatacatataaaaggAATTCTACTAATGAATTTTCCTTGCGGGCTTAGGAATCACACTCGGAGCACCTTTTCCCAATGATTTATGTGGGGAAATGGCAGAGCCAAATAATTCTGTTACTATGAAAACCGAAGAATTCCTGTTGGAGAACGAAAATATTACCTTTGGTCTTCACAATATTCCGCACTTCACAAAACATCTCATTGCAAATGTGGACAGGGAGATCCCGGAAAAGAGAAACTCGAACATTTACAGCAAGAATTCTCAGAACTCCAAGAACAGTTCAGAAATGGATTATGTCCGGACAATGAGGTTTCTTATCGAGACCATTGCCGGATGGATTGGACTCCTTTCATAGGCGTATATATGTTcttttttgatatattttccagCTGTGAAGAATTGCAACGCGttcataaataagaaaatgaaagGAGAAGACGATGAGGTTTTGATGATTTCAAATGAGAGGAACTTTGATGAGATTTTTTGGTCAAGAGCATTTATTTCGAATTCAGTTTTCAACGAGGCCAAAGGAGAAAAGAAATGAAGTACTAAAACTGATAAATGATAGCAGAATTCAAAAGAAATAAGCCACAGAAAGCTTTCAACTAAAGACGGCAAGAAACGAAGATTTGCTCtccaaataataaacaacaGATAACAAGGTACATTTAAGGTTTTTTCATTGGTTtcttttatatgtatatatatatatagatgtatgtatatatagtataacaTTGTTAACATTTACTATTGACTATGTAATATCCGCTGCAGAGATACTTTTCGTGTTTCGtgttctgtttcagtttcggtttctgtttttgtttgttttgcaggTACTTAGTACTACTTTGCTCCTTGGGTTTGCGATTATTGTACGCTTGTCCTATATACACACGCTATAACATATAGTTTTATAATAGGTATCCATGGGTAGATATATGAGAATTGGGGGGCTTCTTATATAGGTTCCTTTGGGTAGGTTGGAATACTAAAGAGTTTAGGCGTTAATAAATACATCTCGAGTTTAGTTGGTAAAATTGCTAACATTTAGTAAGTAACTATGTTGTACATTCAAGGGCTACATCGTATAAGGTATCGCTGATCTATAACGATCGTAAATATATCTATGTGTATACAGTATACAGTGTGTATATGAATATGAAACAATCTGCAGTTATAGATTCTAGGCATAGGCTATGCAGTGAAGTCTTAGACGAGTTTAAATAGCACTTTCTCGAAGTCCGTACATctataaatagtaaatatatgtatatatatacctagGTATATATATCGTGTATATGGCTACTCTGTAGATTAGAGTTACAGCTAGAGTTAGAGTTAAAGTTTCAGTTGCTTATGTCGCTAGAATACTTGAGTAAAGATAGAGCTAAGATTGTTGACAGACTGACTACGCCGCTTCGAATCGATTTCAAACCCATTTCGCACGTTGCATGTTGCACGTTGCACGTGGCATGTTGCACGCTGCCAGTTGCTTGTTTGCTTTGTCGGTTTGTTCCCATTTAGGTTGTGGTCATAGAGCACTAGTGAATCATGTTGCTTCTCAGACAATCGGCACGCACACCCATTCCATCAGCCGGAACAGCAGCGAGCACAACCAATTCTAGGCGGCCGTCGTGACCTTCGGCTGCCCGCCAGGTCcggttgctcctgctcctgctcccacTGCCACGCCGCCCACTACCACTCCTGCGTCTGCGCCCGCCTCCAAGGATGCGGGTGCCGCCGAGATCtcgtccagctgctgctggagcagctgctcctccacctGGCCGTCgcccatgctgctgctgctggtggttgtGGCGCCGCTGCCGGTTTGGCTGGTGCGCAGCTCCGGCGGCAGATAGATTTTGACCACGCTGGTTATCTTCACCCGACAGTTGGGACAGTTGCTGCATCTGCAAGGCGGAATACCAGAAGTTAGTAAGGATTCAATGGGGACACAAGGCTGCAGAGACAACTCACCTTGCAGCGCACTGGGCGCAGGCGATGACGTGACAGCACGGATTGAACACTGTGTTGATGGCGCGGTCCATGCAGATCTTGCACTGCATGGCCTCCGAGATGCGCGTGTCCACGCAACGCTCAATCGCCGCCTCACGCGCCTCCTTCTCGCGTATGGCCAAATCTATCTTGCCGGCCATGGAGCCGCCGGCACCAGTCGTCAGGGCCATGGCCCATGGGCTGACGCCCGGCTCCCCGCCGGCAGAGGCGCCCAATCCTCCAGCGACAGCAGAGCATCCCTCGGCTCCCTCCGCCACCAGATCGCCGCCCCGCTCGTGGAGGGTCCTCCTCGCCTGGTCGTGCACCTCGCGGCACGTGTGCTGGATGTCGAAGACGTAGCGCTTGCCCAGCTCCGTGTTCTCCATGAACATGGAGGCGATGGTGCCCTTGAGATCCCGGGTAAACTGATTGGTCACCACTCCGCGCACCTTGTCGCACACGTAGAAGGCGTGGCGCTCCGTGATGGAGCGGTACAGGCCCGCGGCGATCGGCTGCTTGGGCAGCTTGATCTCCAGCTCCTTGCGATCGTTGTGGTCATCCACGTACTCCAACTTGAAAGTGCGACGCAGCGACTTGGCCGCAGCGATGGCGCCAAAGGGGATGCTAAACAAAAAGAGACATAAATCCATTAGTTTTgaaaaacttaattgaaaaggAGGAAAAGGAAGTCAATTGATTTAAAAGCTCTATGCATTTCCAAGGCACTTTCAAAAGTTAACTACATATTTCGATATTAATCATCAACGTTTATAACGCATAAAGTGAGttctaataaaaatgttaccTTTGACGCTAATTTTGCGCTACATTAACTTAAAGCCAAAATCATTTCGAAAGATATTGTCAAGAAACGACTataaaaatgccatttaattattcagGTTAATGTACCATCCATCTACTTAAAAGAatgttgttttcgttttgagCAAGTTTTTTAAGGCCTCTCaccttgacttttgttttatgaatACGAAATTACtcaatttggtttttagttaAAATATGAATTAGGTAAGTTAGAAGTGtgggaaaagcaaaaatgcTGTATGATTCTATTATAAATCTCTCTTTAAGCTCATAGTTATGGTAAAAGTGCCTTGTGAGTTTTCTACTCTCGGTTATGGAAAGTTCGAGCTGTAGGATCGATCGTATCCTTGGTGTCCTGCAACTCACCTCTGTTTCTCGCCCCCCCGGCAGACGGTGATGCCATGGGCGCCCACCGCGATGTCGCAGCGCGTGGCACTCTCGTTGGTGGTCACGCCGCTGAAGAGCTCCTCGCCGTAGCCCTCGAGATCCTGGATGGACTTGAGCAGCCAGTACTTGGCCGTCTTGAGGCTCATCTGCAGCTTGGCCAGCTTGCCGTGCTCCACGGCTATTTGGCGCAGATAGTCCGCCGGCGGCTCACCCTCGCAGCTCGGCTGCATAAAGTACTCCTCGTAGACGCGCAGCGGATTGCTGGCCAGTCGCTCGTCCAGGCCCgtctggctgctgctgttgctggggctgctggagctgctgttCGAGTGGGTTTGCGAGCAGGCGGATGTGGaggcggatgcggatgctgaggcggatgcagatgcggatgcAGATGGCGAGGGCTGGAGACTGCAGCTGGTGGTGCTTGCCGCTGGCAGCGTGCAGACCTCGATGTGCTCCATGGACTTCTGCTTGGACAGGCGGCGCTTCTTGAAGCTCAGCACgtgctccttctccttgcgctgctgctccaacctatgctgctgcgcctgctgctgttgctgctgctgctgctgcgccaaCTCGCGCCTCATCCGCATCGGGCAGTCGGCCTTCAGCGACGACTCATTGAATCGCAGCCCATCCGCCTGGCAGAGCAGCGCCGCCAACTTGGCCGCTCCACTCCAGTCCGGCGCAGTGAGCCGGCCCTCGAGCAGATCCCGCCTGGCCTGCATGTAGAACAGATTGCGCACGCTCTCCTGCAGGATGAAGTGCACCGGCACCCAGAACTTGACCCGCAGCGCCAGCATCAGCTGGATGCCGCTGCCACTACTGCCACTATCGCCGGATAGCCGGTTGCGCAGATTGATCCACTGGCGCGTCTGCGACTCCTTCTGGTTGGGCGTCCAGTGCTCCAGGCCGAAGTACTCCATCTCGCAGATGATGTTCATCGCGCGACAGACCTGCAAGCAAAGGATTTGGGTGGTTAGTTATGTAGTTATGGGTTGTGCCATTACCATTAGAAATATCTATAATGTGGGTCAGTTGGGCACTTCCCTACTCATTGTCTGCGCCAAATGACTTTCCATTGTCTCGCAACTGCGGCGAATTAAAGCTTAATCTAAATGTTTTTCAATCTATTCTGGATCAGCGACTTATCAATTCAGCTTGACAGAGCCTGTCAGCGACACGCGGCCTGAACCAGCAGAGCTCGAGCCAGAGCCCGAGCCAAAAGCATGTCCTGTGTGGCATGACTATCTGCCAACATTTCGCCATGACAGCGGCAacatccgcagcagcaacagcagcagcggcatcaGCAACAACTGCCAGTGGCAAGTGGATGGATTGGGAAATGTGGGTGGGTGACTGTGCATGTGGCTGTAAAGTGGGTGTAAAGTGGGCGGACGGGCGGCAATCGCCTTACCGATGCCGTGGTTTTCAGAAATATTTGCTTATGCAACGAGCGTGTCATCATTTCGAATGGAACGAGCTCAAATGCTGGCAGCGCATCTCTTGGCAAAACAACATCCTTATGTGCTCCATAATAATGCCACtgccgatgacgatgacgatgttGGTTGGTTGTCCGTCGGTTGTTGGCCTTAACAAGGCACAACACCACACTTTCCCAGCCAAtgccaataccaataccaataccaattgCGATTCCCCAAATCCCCCAAAGGCAAGTTGCATTGGCTGTCGCTGCCTGTCGCcgatgaaatgaaatttgcaaacctcaaaacaaaagaagacGAAAAGCCCGTATTTTGTGAACATCCTGGCTTTGGGGGGCCGACTTTATATACACCCCCAATTCCCccaagtacatacatacatgtatgtatgtatgtataaacaTCCTGCAGCACTTTGCATAATGAGGTATCCGCATTTCCGAGTGTCTGGGTTAGCCAAGGCAACAAGTTGCTCACGCATCAACGCCTTCGCACATTTTTACgcttttcccccatttccaATTAGGCGAAACCGCAGAAGAGGAAAAACCCGCGGAAAATGCGGGAGGgatgtttaaatttatgagTGAGAATTATTAGCCATTAAAGTGAAATTTGAGTcaatttgttatgtttttcGCTTCTGTTTGGCCAGCTTGGTGTCTATTAGGGTTTACAAATTACCATGTTTTTGGTGTTTAAGTTAAACTAAGATAGAAGACTATTATGGCACACTTCTAGGCTCTGGTGGGTGTTTAGCGTtcctcttcattttttggatcACTTTTTCCGGTTATTGCTTCTTTAAGATGCACGTAAATGACCTATTCAAAGCGCTGCCTTGGCAATGAAGTGTCCTGGAAGCCCTGCAAGTTTCGCCTTGAGCAAAGGACATCCTCTCAATGAAACTGGATTCGCAGAGCGAAGCCACTCGAAGAACACGTTGGACTAATTAAGACGACAGATGCTGGCGGCAGTTGCGGTTTGCACTGCTCCAGCAGCTTCAAGTCGAAcgcaattaattaatcaagTGCGCAGATCAATTTACATGCCACTCGATTCGGGGGCAGGAGGCGTGGTAGCTTAGCAACGGTTGCCAGACAGCCGACAGAGAATTCGATGTTCAGCCCTGGGAACGGAAGCCGAAGCCCTTGGATTCGTGGCCCAAATGGGGGAATCCGgggaatggatggatggatggatggcacTGAAAGTGGGGTCTTGAGTTGGGCAATGTGGTGGTGCGTTGCCATTGACAGCCGCCAAAGAGCGAATCTAATGAAGCCTCTCGAGAGCTTTTCCTTTGCCCGGTGTAATAGCTCGAATCTCGTGCCACGCATTTTCCGCGAGCCGAGCGCTTAGCAGAATCAGAAATTGGGAAATCAGCGCGTGGGTGGCAAGTAAAATGCCAGATGGCGCATAAATGCGTATGCCTTTTGCCGCATCAATTAGATTTCGAAAtattcagaaatatttaagcattttcaGGGTCGTTGTACGCATAAAGTTTTCAAACAACTGTGCGacgtaaataaacaaataactgTGGAGCGAGAAATTGATTTGGTTTTCAAACTCATGTTCCGTCTttgcaaaatcaataaacaaaagaatatTATTGTTGAATAATGTTGCTTATGCAAGCAAACAGCCAATTAAGCACGttattttcgttattttgTGCGCAATGTTGCAactgtttggtttttgcaaCTAATTCGAAATTCGAGTGATTTTAGAGGGCTATGTAGATACACTTAATTCTAACTAGTTTCCTATAGCCACAAATATAATTCAGAGGCAGCACATTCAATTCAACAAGTTGTGCTCCCCGATATAATTCAGTAGactttttcgatttatttcgGGGTTGGAGAGCAAAACGTGGCAACAGGCGGAACAGAAGCGCAAACATTCATTCACcgcagaaaattaaaaaaaaatccgaCGAAAATACCAGCTGAAATACAGAAAATCGTCGCTGTCAAGTGCAAAGTCCACTTTTGTGGATTTcgctaaaattaaatgaaacacGAAAGCGAATCGCCGCCGACTGCTAAATGCGAAACGTGAACTTACTTTCAGACCCACAATGGCAAATAAGCCGGGAAGTCGAGCTCCAAGCGCCAAGCTCCACTAAATCTGACATAACCGCGACTTTCGTAATTCCCATACAAATTTGCGAGTCTCCCCcgcagtaaaaaaaaataaatgaaaaaagatGACAAAAGTACCCTTCTTGATTGTATGCCATAATGCATTTCATAATATCgcgaaaaatatatacatatgtacatatatattatggGTTATTTGCTGACCATATTGGGGTTTTTACTATGCCTCGTAAAATCACTGACCAAAATTACGCCCATATTTGCACGTgcttttatttcagttttttatgGTGAGTCTTGGGATAGGTTTACATTTTCGCATCGAGCAATTTAATGGGGAAACTGCAGTTGCATTGAGACTATTTATAGTTATTTGTACTAAATTAAGGGGGTCATTTCAAGGCACTTGCTTATTACTTGGCTAATTCTTAGATCTCTACCTTGACTAAGAACCAATAATGGTTTacaatgtgtttgttttttcggcAGTTAAACAACATCTCTTAATGAGCACGTGTAGAGTGAATCTACACCTGCTCTCTACTTTACCTCCGCTTAAGAGCGTCTCAAGAGCGCGCTTAAGGGAGTGCTCCAAAGGTAAACAATGCGGAGCCGAAAGTGCATGTGGAAGATGGGGAGCGTGAGAGTGAAAAGAGTACGTTGCGCTCTCTTCTTCTCGCTACAGACACCAATTGTGAGCACGCGGGGCGTGGAGTGCGGCCGAGGGGGGCTCTTCGTGGGGGGAGACTATGACTGGCTGGGAGCAGAAAACCCGACCAAATTGGACTTTGGACCCGAGTCTTCGAAATGCCAATTGGACTTTGGACTGGCACTCGCCTAGTGAgtgttgttttgttgtcttgttgcttttgctttgtcGCTGTGCTGTTATTTGTTGTGTGCTCTCCGTTGTTTATAATTTGCGTGTATTCGTGTGCctacatatatgtttgtatCAGCGATCGCCGTGTATTTTTCGTCTTTCGtatttgcttggtttaatgGCCagccgaaaccgaaactgtaACTGTAATGGAGACTGAAGCTCATGACGTCAGTGGAGCGCCGACTTTTGTACTTTGAACCCCCCTGTGCCAGCGAAGAGAAATGCAAGAAAAGAGAGTGCAGCtgataattaaatgcaattcgaGCAGCACACGTGCAAAAGAGTGAAACGCGGGGGCGTCAGGAAGAGAGTGAGGCGGAGAGAGTGATCAAGGCAGTGCTGATTTCATCCTCTTCGCTCGAGCGAGATAAACAAAGGCAGTTGGAGATTCGAATCCATAAACGGTCTTTTTGCGCTCTATTTTGCAGGTCATGTGCTTATCGAGTGATCACCACACCCCCAACCACCCGCAGCCCCCTCACCAAACCCATCACCCACCGCTGACAGATGAGTCTCATGAGAAGAATGAGAGAGGGGAAAAGGGGCGGCAGCTGCACCTATtgatgcactgaaaaaaaagttGATAGTTCAATTGAAATATCAATGAGCTTATCATGCAATCGAGATAATTTTAAGAATTgcataaaattgttaaataaaacgcaaattttaaaagttacaATTCCATTCCATCAGTAGCTTTTTCTTCCTGTCCATGGGAACTAAAGTGCACTGAAACAGGTTCGATGCATGGaaattggccataaattgcaCTTAATTACCTATGCACCGCGGCAAGGGTCGTGAATGGCGGGGGGAGGGGGATGCGAATCACGTGCCCGCCATGTGCGCCACCTTATAAGTCGGACCTGTCTGTAGCAGCTGTAGCACCGCCCGATCCCCACCCCCCCTTGCGCCTCTTTTAATTGCTGACGTGAGAAGCGGACGAATGGCAGAATTTATCTGACAAATtgcgaaaatggaaatatacACCCGGTATGCGGAGCACATGAAATATGGAAAGCGAAAAGCGCCAGCGagtgcaaattaattgaggGAAAGTCTGGACCACCGGGCGCAGCAATTATCGCAGGCTAAAGATCGAAATGTCAAGGTGCGAAAGCGTTTGAGCCACTGATGCAACCTGGCTGGTTTCATTTCGAGCTGAGCAGAACGTGGTGACGAAGCACGCCTCTGGTAAGGCAGCAAAAGTTCGGTATTTCCAATCGATTTGTCATCAAGCTAcctaaatatttgccaaatggCAATATTAGCTTGCTAATGTCTCCGAAGTTGTAGCTGAGAATAACAACATGATAGGGTTTTGCTTAACTGATACTGAGTATATTAATAGCTCACAATGAACTAGTTTTATGTTGTTCGTATGACCTACAAGTACCTTTTCCTTAATCATCAAAACAGCGCTTACAATCGAGCTCACATTACTCAGCAAATTTCGAATGGCAAAAAGATGAGCAAATGTTGTAATAGCGACAATCTCGACGTCTAATTAGTAATGCAAACTATCAACAAGTGTTTCAGTTTCAACCTTCAGGAGCAACCTTCGGCACCTCGATACTTTGTGATTGCGCCCTATTATTGAATTTCCCTTTCAATGCGGCAGCAAAATGGCACTTTTGTTACTAATCGGGCATTTTTACTTACATATGCCCAATCTATATAATCAGGCCCCCTGGCATTTTGCTTTTCCGTTCAATATAAATCGGATgggaatgaaaataaaacgccaCTTAGTTCTTAGCATTAGAATGTAAGCACGTGTGTGCCGTCTCTCTCGCTCGCGCTCTCTGCTCGCGGGCAAGTGAAAGAGATGGAGAGcgaatgcatttcatttctgCAGCAGTGCagtggcagcgacgtcgacggcggcagcggcagcgaccGACTGAACATTGGACTTTGAtcgttggccataaattttatagcaaaaacgaaacaaatgcTAGAAGAAACTAAAAgctaaaaacaagaaacaacaaaagtgcTGCATTCAAAGTGCACACTAAAAATGCAATAGGAGCAAGAAGGCAGCGAAGAATGGGAAGAACAATTGCAGCGGACAAAACGAATGGTTTAATGCCATTTCAtaagtgcaattaaaaagcTAATCGAAATGGTGGAGTAGCATGTCCTCGGAGCTGAATGTCTCTGCTTTTGAAATGGCGCCCAGAAAAAGTGCTATAAAAATGAACTATTAATTATACTCAGCAATTGTGGAAATGCTTTTTGTTCGAGGTACTTTTATCCGCTGCAGAAGCGCTTCGTCACTATGTGGAATGTCGTCTGCAGTGATATATGTAATCGTAATGATAATAGTTTTCAAGAAACTCCAGCTCaactgcaataaaaacaagtcTGAGTACACATGCTGAATCCTTTGCGAAGAAACCCCCTTATTATTTGCAGTGCCTCGCTTGTCCTTGCAGTGATCTCATATTTCGCGAACTCCCTAAGTGAAAGCCGGTCGTTTCGCTCTGCCTCCTCAACTGTTGACACATCTTTTGGAGTCGGGTAAGAGCCAAGTTTATGGAGCCAGAGCCATAAAACtcccatcctcatcctcatcccccTGCTGGCGGCTCGtgctccttttcttttttggcaatGATATGGGTGGCCCCAATTCGCTGAGTGATCCAGCGGGGCTGTCTTGCTGCattattaatgaaaatgcTGTTCGGCGGGCAGCGAGGGATGCCGGTTTCTCGACCGTATTTAGCTGTTTTGGCCAGTTGTACGTGACTCTTGGCACTCGGCAC
This window contains:
- the LOC6735714 gene encoding uncharacterized protein LOC6735714, with amino-acid sequence MHSIVIFILLLFFGITLGAPFPNDLCGEMAEPNNSVTMKTEEFLLENENITFGLHNIPHFTKHLIANVDREIPEKRNSNIYSKNSQNSKNSSEMDYVRTMRFLIETIAGWIGLLS
- the LOC6735715 gene encoding E3 ubiquitin-protein ligase MYLIP-A; the encoded protein is MWCIVNLPNGTQQAVKWDPKANGQECLEKVCRAMNIICEMEYFGLEHWTPNQKESQTRQWINLRNRLSGDSGSSGSGIQLMLALRVKFWVPVHFILQESVRNLFYMQARRDLLEGRLTAPDWSGAAKLAALLCQADGLRFNESSLKADCPMRMRRELAQQQQQQQQQAQQHRLEQQRKEKEHVLSFKKRRLSKQKSMEHIEVCTLPAASTTSCSLQPSPSASASASASASASASTSACSQTHSNSSSSSPSNSSSQTGLDERLASNPLRVYEEYFMQPSCEGEPPADYLRQIAVEHGKLAKLQMSLKTAKYWLLKSIQDLEGYGEELFSGVTTNESATRCDIAVGAHGITVCRGGEKQSIPFGAIAAAKSLRRTFKLEYVDDHNDRKELEIKLPKQPIAAGLYRSITERHAFYVCDKVRGVVTNQFTRDLKGTIASMFMENTELGKRYVFDIQHTCREVHDQARRTLHERGGDLVAEGAEGCSAVAGGLGASAGGEPGVSPWAMALTTGAGGSMAGKIDLAIREKEAREAAIERCVDTRISEAMQCKICMDRAINTVFNPCCHVIACAQCAARCSNCPNCRVKITSVVKIYLPPELRTSQTGSGATTTSSSSMGDGQVEEQLLQQQLDEISAAPASLEAGADAGVVVGGVAVGAGAGATGPGGQPKVTTAA